A region of uncultured Anaeromusa sp. DNA encodes the following proteins:
- a CDS encoding M15 family metallopeptidase: MDKFVKISWTVVLFLVLALWQSSALAADERLVGVYGEERDQFLIRERSGELELLYKVENQEDQAFANFCSYPLKKAADASYELLLLGPTQQTQAKVRFLYDAALRVTGVMLEEKRYGKQSFAQEEGKTFRIQPQLPLAGLRQKALQASMPIEKGEFLKPDLVEVKQLDSTLQLDIRYATDNNFMGMPLYEEGRAFLQRPAAEALVRVHRELEKYGYGLIIYDAYRPWYVTKMFWEATPEAQKVFVADPAKGSRHNRGGAVDIGLYSRKTGQSVAMGSGYDEFSLRAFSWYPGGTSAQRERRELLRLLMAGEGFAVYPEEWWHFDYAAWRSYPLLNIPFHEL, translated from the coding sequence ATGGATAAATTTGTAAAAATTAGTTGGACCGTAGTCCTTTTTCTTGTTCTGGCATTGTGGCAAAGCAGCGCTTTAGCAGCAGATGAGCGCCTGGTCGGTGTTTACGGCGAAGAGCGTGACCAGTTTTTAATTCGCGAACGCAGCGGAGAATTGGAACTTTTGTACAAGGTGGAAAATCAAGAAGACCAAGCATTTGCCAATTTCTGCAGTTATCCGTTGAAGAAAGCTGCGGATGCAAGCTATGAATTGCTACTTCTCGGTCCGACTCAACAAACGCAGGCCAAAGTGCGCTTCCTTTATGATGCTGCGCTGCGGGTGACCGGCGTAATGTTGGAAGAGAAACGATATGGTAAGCAGAGCTTCGCGCAGGAAGAAGGCAAAACGTTTCGGATTCAGCCGCAGCTGCCGCTGGCAGGTTTGCGTCAGAAGGCGTTGCAGGCGAGCATGCCTATAGAGAAAGGGGAATTTTTAAAGCCTGATTTAGTAGAAGTAAAGCAGTTGGATTCTACACTGCAATTAGATATTCGCTATGCTACAGATAATAATTTCATGGGGATGCCTTTATATGAAGAAGGAAGAGCTTTTTTGCAGCGCCCTGCCGCAGAAGCACTGGTGCGAGTGCATCGGGAGCTGGAGAAATACGGCTATGGTCTGATCATTTATGATGCCTATCGTCCGTGGTATGTCACTAAGATGTTTTGGGAAGCGACGCCTGAAGCGCAAAAAGTATTTGTGGCCGATCCGGCAAAAGGGTCGCGGCATAATCGCGGCGGCGCCGTTGATATTGGTTTGTATTCCAGAAAAACCGGACAAAGCGTTGCTATGGGCAGCGGTTATGATGAGTTTTCGTTGCGTGCTTTTTCCTGGTACCCCGGAGGAACATCAGCACAGCGTGAACGCCGGGAACTTTTGCGGCTTTTGATGGCGGGAGAAGGCTTTGCGGTGTATCCAGAAGAATGGTGGCATTTTGATTATGCGGCGTGGCGCAGCTACCCGTTGTTGAATATACCGTTTCATGAACTATAA
- a CDS encoding tyrosine-type recombinase/integrase, translated as MRRIKKISYGWGDKFNNDDGLVFTNSFGCPVDAHNFTNRYFKRMLKQARILDGFTFHDLRHTHATLLLKKGVLIKVISERLGHSKIQLTLDVYSHVMPDMQESAVKALDSMNF; from the coding sequence TTGAGACGTATCAAAAAGATCAGCTATGGTTGGGGAGATAAGTTTAACAATGATGATGGACTAGTATTTACCAATAGCTTTGGATGTCCAGTTGATGCTCATAATTTTACCAACAGATATTTTAAACGGATGCTAAAGCAGGCGAGGATTTTGGATGGTTTTACCTTTCACGACTTGCGGCATACTCATGCAACTCTGCTTTTGAAGAAAGGCGTACTCATCAAAGTTATTTCAGAACGGTTGGGACATAGTAAGATTCAACTGACTTTAGATGTGTATAGTCATGTGATGCCAGATATGCAAGAAAGTGCTGTTAAAGCATTAGATTCGATGAATTTTTGA
- a CDS encoding type II toxin-antitoxin system HicB family antitoxin, producing the protein MERDVYVYPAVFEKDASGHYGVFFPDLPGCIAIGHNLQDAHKLAKEALGSHLFSMSEDNDEIPEASAVDAIQEENPGEIIGLVEISLLAVQAKLDTRSVKKTLTVPYYLNKLAEKKKINFSRVLQEALKQRLGLL; encoded by the coding sequence ATGGAACGCGATGTATATGTATATCCAGCCGTTTTTGAAAAAGACGCCAGCGGTCATTATGGAGTATTCTTCCCCGATCTGCCCGGCTGCATTGCTATCGGCCACAACCTCCAAGACGCTCATAAGCTGGCTAAAGAAGCTTTAGGCTCACACCTGTTCAGCATGTCGGAAGACAACGATGAAATTCCCGAAGCGTCCGCCGTGGATGCAATCCAAGAAGAAAATCCCGGCGAAATTATCGGCTTAGTCGAAATTTCCTTGCTAGCCGTCCAGGCCAAGTTAGATACTCGCTCCGTAAAGAAAACGCTTACCGTCCCGTATTACCTAAACAAACTGGCGGAGAAAAAGAAAATTAACTTTTCTCGGGTTTTACAAGAAGCGCTCAAGCAGCGTCTAGGGCTTCTCTAG
- a CDS encoding anaerobic ribonucleoside triphosphate reductase: MLTTIVKRDGRQVPFNLEKIANAIAKSLQTAGINDNTKALQLATEVVHQATDVYTEQNTPPSVEDIQDIVEKVLINADLAKAAKAYILYRAERTRMREMNTRLMKTYEEITHSASHESNLKRDNANIDGDSSMGAMLKYGSEGAKIFNEMYILKPDHAKAHKDGDIHIHDFDFYTLTTTCCQIDIQRLFQGGFSTGHGQLREPNDISSYSALACIAIQSNQNDQHGGQSVPNFDYGLAEGVSKTFVKRYQDNLSKALFFESGQDNTKELVVKAAQALQEQEQLQITLANDCDYQEKEFALLQSSFDNALLNKAQQFAFTQAVAETDKATYQAMEALIHNLNTMHSRAGAQVPFSSINYGTDTSPEGRMVVKNILLATEAGLGCGETPIFPIQIFKIKEGVSYNPEDPNYDLFKLACRVSAKRLFPNFSFIDAPFNFQYYQEGRPETEIAYMGCRTRVIGNPAVPSQEIVYGRGNLSFTSINLPRLGILNHGDSKQFYKSLDELIDLCIDQLLERFEIQCRKKVRNYPFLMGNGIWLDSDKLSADDEVREVLKHGTLTVGFIGLAECLKALTGQHHGETDAAQEAGLRIVQHMRQRMDDASKEYGLNFSLIATPAEGLSGRFVEMDRKRFGSIPGVTDRAYYTNSFHVPVYCPISSYKKVQLEAPYHTLTNGGHITYVEVDGDPLKNLDAFESIVRCMKESGIGYGAINHPVDHDPLCGYNGIIDEVCPQCGRIEAESGSFERIRRITGYLVGTLDRFNNAKRAEEKDRYKHLAINKQA; encoded by the coding sequence ATGCTGACTACCATTGTTAAACGTGACGGACGCCAAGTTCCCTTTAATTTGGAGAAAATAGCCAATGCTATTGCCAAATCTCTGCAGACTGCCGGAATTAATGACAACACGAAAGCTTTACAACTGGCTACGGAAGTAGTTCACCAAGCTACCGACGTTTATACCGAACAAAACACGCCGCCCAGTGTAGAAGACATTCAGGATATTGTAGAAAAGGTCTTAATCAACGCCGATCTGGCTAAGGCCGCTAAAGCTTACATTTTATATCGCGCAGAACGCACGCGGATGCGGGAAATGAATACCCGTTTAATGAAAACCTACGAAGAAATTACGCATAGCGCTTCTCATGAAAGCAATTTGAAGCGTGACAATGCCAATATCGACGGAGATTCCTCCATGGGCGCCATGCTGAAATACGGTTCGGAAGGCGCAAAAATCTTCAATGAAATGTATATTTTAAAGCCAGACCATGCTAAGGCGCATAAAGACGGCGACATCCATATTCATGATTTTGATTTTTACACTTTAACCACGACTTGCTGCCAAATCGATATTCAGCGCCTGTTCCAAGGCGGCTTTTCCACCGGTCACGGCCAACTGCGGGAGCCGAACGATATTTCCAGCTATTCCGCCCTTGCCTGCATTGCCATTCAATCCAACCAAAACGATCAGCATGGCGGTCAAAGCGTTCCTAACTTTGACTACGGCTTGGCCGAAGGCGTTAGCAAAACCTTTGTCAAACGCTACCAGGACAACCTGAGTAAAGCCCTGTTTTTTGAGAGCGGCCAGGATAATACCAAGGAGCTCGTCGTTAAAGCGGCGCAAGCGCTGCAAGAACAAGAACAGCTGCAAATCACCTTAGCTAATGACTGCGACTATCAGGAAAAAGAATTTGCTTTGCTGCAAAGTTCTTTTGACAACGCTTTGCTCAATAAAGCCCAGCAATTTGCTTTCACGCAAGCTGTTGCGGAAACCGACAAAGCCACCTATCAAGCGATGGAAGCTCTAATTCACAATCTTAATACCATGCATAGCCGGGCTGGCGCACAGGTACCCTTTAGTTCTATCAATTACGGCACCGATACATCTCCAGAAGGACGTATGGTAGTCAAAAATATTCTATTAGCTACGGAAGCCGGCTTAGGCTGCGGCGAAACGCCTATTTTTCCTATTCAGATTTTTAAGATCAAAGAAGGCGTCAGTTATAACCCTGAAGATCCTAACTACGACCTATTTAAGTTGGCTTGCCGCGTCAGCGCGAAACGCCTCTTCCCTAACTTTTCTTTTATTGATGCGCCTTTTAATTTCCAGTACTACCAAGAAGGCCGCCCGGAAACGGAAATCGCCTATATGGGCTGCCGCACGCGCGTTATCGGCAACCCCGCCGTTCCTTCCCAGGAAATTGTTTATGGCCGCGGCAATCTCAGCTTTACTTCGATCAACCTGCCGCGTTTAGGTATTCTTAACCATGGCGACAGCAAGCAATTCTACAAAAGCCTGGACGAACTCATTGATCTTTGCATCGACCAGCTTTTAGAACGCTTTGAAATCCAATGCCGCAAGAAAGTGCGCAACTATCCGTTCCTCATGGGCAACGGCATCTGGCTGGATTCGGACAAACTTTCCGCCGACGATGAAGTGCGCGAAGTTCTCAAGCATGGTACGCTGACAGTGGGCTTTATCGGCTTAGCCGAATGTTTAAAAGCTCTCACCGGCCAACACCACGGCGAAACGGACGCGGCACAAGAAGCCGGTCTGCGCATTGTCCAACACATGCGGCAGCGCATGGATGATGCTTCTAAAGAATATGGCCTGAATTTTTCTCTGATTGCTACACCTGCCGAAGGTCTTTCCGGTCGCTTCGTAGAGATGGACCGCAAACGTTTTGGCAGCATTCCCGGAGTCACGGATCGCGCCTATTATACCAACTCCTTCCATGTGCCGGTCTATTGCCCTATCAGCTCCTATAAAAAAGTTCAGTTGGAAGCGCCTTACCACACGCTGACCAATGGCGGCCATATCACCTATGTGGAAGTAGATGGCGATCCGCTCAAAAATCTTGATGCCTTCGAATCCATTGTCCGCTGCATGAAGGAAAGCGGCATTGGCTATGGCGCCATTAACCATCCCGTAGATCACGATCCGTTATGCGGCTACAATGGGATTATTGACGAGGTCTGCCCGCAGTGCGGGCGTATAGAAGCCGAGTCCGGTTCTTTTGAACGTATTCGCCGGATTACCGGTTATCTTGTGGGCACACTGGATCGGTTCAACAATGCCAAGCGCGCCGAGGAGAAAGACCGCTATAAGCATCTTGCCATTAATAAGCAAGCTTAA
- a CDS encoding DUF134 domain-containing protein, translating to MARQRCCGLVEEEPLCRRFRAEGGEETVVLGVDELEAIRLKDAVGLDQEACASQMGLSRPTFQRLLAQARRKVAEALAGGKHVHVEGGVYQMKNRQFECKACGHVWEEPPCTEGGKHGYELPCPQCGGMEKFKLQEGARHACGGHGSHGGECGCGGH from the coding sequence ATGGCGCGTCAACGATGTTGCGGCTTAGTAGAAGAAGAACCTCTTTGCCGACGCTTCCGGGCGGAAGGCGGCGAGGAAACGGTGGTACTAGGGGTGGATGAACTAGAAGCCATCCGTCTAAAAGACGCCGTTGGTTTAGATCAGGAAGCCTGCGCCAGCCAGATGGGCCTCTCCCGGCCAACGTTTCAACGCCTGCTGGCGCAGGCGCGCCGCAAGGTAGCCGAAGCGTTAGCCGGTGGAAAACATGTTCATGTTGAAGGAGGAGTATATCAAATGAAAAATCGACAATTCGAATGCAAAGCTTGTGGTCATGTTTGGGAAGAACCGCCATGCACAGAGGGCGGTAAGCACGGGTATGAACTGCCTTGCCCGCAATGTGGCGGCATGGAAAAATTCAAACTTCAAGAAGGCGCTCGTCACGCTTGCGGCGGACATGGTTCGCATGGCGGTGAGTGCGGCTGCGGTGGCCACTAA
- a CDS encoding DUF6602 domain-containing protein, whose translation MKKTNLKDLFYHLQNQMIAKLSTSRSSIAHPGTKGDATELNWLQWLKDYLPKRYCVDKAFVIDCNDNISDQIDIVIYDQQYSPFVFNQDAVIFIPAESVYAIFEVKQDLSKEHIEYAGQKAESVRTLARTSIPIPHAGGYYPPKPHNKILAGILTLSSTWSDPLGDTFETHINALSENQQVDIGCALESGSFLVNYQSNPVSILKSTAEESFIFLFLNLLIELQKMATIPAMDIRAYAKVLDSNLSL comes from the coding sequence TTGAAAAAAACCAACTTGAAAGATTTATTTTACCATTTGCAAAATCAGATGATTGCGAAGTTATCTACAAGTCGAAGCTCTATCGCACACCCTGGAACTAAAGGAGATGCTACTGAACTTAATTGGTTACAATGGCTCAAAGATTATTTACCTAAAAGATATTGCGTTGATAAAGCTTTCGTTATCGATTGCAACGACAATATTAGTGATCAAATTGACATTGTAATATATGATCAGCAGTATAGCCCTTTTGTTTTTAATCAAGATGCCGTTATTTTTATTCCAGCAGAAAGCGTATATGCAATATTTGAAGTCAAACAAGATTTAAGCAAAGAACATATTGAGTATGCGGGGCAAAAAGCTGAAAGTGTACGAACCTTAGCAAGAACATCAATCCCTATCCCTCATGCCGGAGGATATTACCCCCCAAAACCACACAATAAAATACTGGCAGGAATTTTAACACTTTCAAGCACTTGGAGCGACCCTCTAGGTGATACTTTTGAAACTCATATAAACGCACTTTCAGAAAATCAACAAGTTGATATTGGATGTGCCTTAGAATCTGGTTCATTTCTTGTAAACTATCAGTCAAACCCTGTATCTATATTAAAAAGCACCGCAGAAGAATCCTTTATCTTTTTATTCTTGAATCTTCTCATCGAACTACAAAAAATGGCTACTATACCGGCAATGGATATTCGTGCTTATGCCAAAGTTTTAGATTCCAATTTATCCTTATAA
- a CDS encoding HD domain-containing phosphohydrolase, with the protein MMQSNLTCKHDNSCFLNNVAYEALLNKLNDIVLLTHLDGSICYANQAAVNAYQYSQTEMLGLPLQRLCAPTSLMYLQHHLAEATTTDKGIHITHIRKDRSCFLAEINTSFFPLLEKPYHLHIVRDLSQSKEIDQSLTSFTTENQALQNDLSAAYEELLASEEELRQQLDELLTRDHTIQQQQLLLQALQKSMFQVLHYLQEEDILQYILKAAASLVQTEHGFIHKTDASAQVHFQAHGLGVHACCVGVSFPWQEGLAGELMRQRHTLVENDYTTYQTRKAPPSALHARFNKHHFSYPDMHAVVLTPLWDKEEIIGIIGLSRYESEGGFTPAEAEALEQFASMASLALNSSKMFHSLKKENLVRRKTEQRLLKSTHENQALLEAIPDAIFTVDKDGRFLQYKASSMALALPPETFLGKTALEILSPALAQKAMRFLQQALAVKRLQTFDFEWNTQQYEARLVPMETDKAIAIVRNITERYEWEKKLRHQSLHDSLTGLYNRASFEEKIQQISQFQQTAGLLVCDVDGLKLLNDTFGHATGDQALRQVAELLQDAFPTDSFLARIGGDEFAAVFNQPSQDFFPMVCTKIRSALEKHNQSQHRFPVSLSLGYAISSQNPPDMCSLFKEADTNMYREKLLQKQSAKNAIVQTLERALEARDYLTEGHGKRLHDLMEQFIGYLGLPASQLADLRLLAHFHDIGKVGIPDHILFKPGPLTKEEWTVMKQHTEIGYRMAKSIPDFEPIADWIISHHERWDGQGYPQGLKRTAIPLPCRILALVDTYDAMTHDRPYRKAASASEAKAELLRCSGSQFDPELTAQFIKLLESD; encoded by the coding sequence ATGATGCAAAGCAATCTCACTTGCAAGCACGACAACTCTTGCTTCTTAAACAACGTTGCCTACGAAGCACTTCTTAACAAACTGAATGATATCGTTCTTCTCACTCATCTAGATGGCTCCATCTGTTACGCAAATCAAGCAGCCGTTAACGCGTATCAATATTCACAAACGGAAATGCTAGGGTTACCGCTACAACGTCTTTGCGCACCGACATCTTTAATGTACCTTCAGCATCATCTTGCTGAAGCAACCACCACTGACAAAGGTATTCATATCACGCACATCCGCAAAGACCGCTCTTGTTTTCTTGCAGAAATCAACACGTCTTTTTTTCCGTTGCTAGAAAAACCATATCATTTGCACATTGTTCGCGACCTTTCACAGTCCAAAGAAATCGACCAGTCCTTAACCTCCTTCACTACCGAAAATCAGGCCCTCCAAAACGACTTATCCGCAGCATATGAAGAATTGCTGGCTTCCGAGGAAGAATTGCGGCAACAACTGGATGAACTACTCACACGCGACCATACCATCCAACAACAACAGCTTTTACTCCAAGCGCTTCAAAAAAGTATGTTCCAGGTGCTGCACTATTTGCAGGAAGAAGATATTTTACAGTACATCCTTAAAGCAGCTGCTTCGCTGGTACAAACAGAGCATGGCTTTATACATAAAACAGACGCTTCCGCTCAAGTACATTTTCAGGCCCACGGTTTGGGCGTCCATGCCTGCTGTGTTGGTGTTTCATTTCCCTGGCAAGAAGGCTTGGCTGGTGAATTAATGCGGCAGCGACACACCCTTGTTGAAAATGACTATACAACGTACCAAACGCGTAAAGCGCCCCCCTCTGCACTGCATGCCCGTTTCAACAAACATCATTTTTCCTATCCTGATATGCACGCCGTCGTGCTGACCCCGTTATGGGACAAGGAGGAAATTATCGGCATTATCGGTTTGAGCCGCTACGAGAGCGAAGGAGGCTTTACCCCTGCCGAAGCGGAAGCGTTGGAACAATTCGCAAGCATGGCTTCCTTAGCATTGAACAGCTCTAAAATGTTTCACTCCTTAAAGAAAGAAAATCTAGTCCGCCGCAAAACAGAACAGCGCCTGCTCAAAAGCACCCACGAAAACCAAGCTCTTTTAGAAGCTATTCCAGACGCAATCTTCACCGTCGATAAGGATGGGCGGTTTTTACAATACAAAGCCAGTTCTATGGCTTTAGCTCTCCCTCCTGAAACATTTTTAGGAAAAACAGCCCTTGAAATTCTCTCACCAGCTTTAGCACAAAAAGCAATGCGCTTTTTACAGCAAGCTCTTGCCGTTAAGCGTCTCCAAACTTTTGATTTTGAATGGAATACACAGCAGTATGAAGCTCGACTTGTACCCATGGAAACCGATAAAGCAATCGCGATTGTCCGCAATATTACTGAACGGTACGAGTGGGAGAAAAAGCTTCGCCACCAAAGCTTGCACGATAGTTTAACCGGACTTTATAACCGTGCTTCTTTTGAAGAAAAAATACAGCAAATAAGCCAATTTCAGCAAACCGCCGGTTTGCTTGTCTGCGATGTAGACGGCCTGAAACTTTTAAACGATACCTTTGGCCACGCCACTGGCGATCAAGCCTTGCGCCAAGTAGCCGAACTATTGCAAGACGCCTTTCCTACCGACTCCTTTCTCGCCCGCATTGGCGGCGATGAGTTTGCCGCCGTTTTCAACCAGCCTTCGCAAGATTTTTTCCCCATGGTCTGTACCAAAATCCGCAGCGCCTTAGAAAAACACAATCAGTCTCAGCACCGCTTTCCAGTCAGCCTTTCTTTGGGCTACGCCATCTCCTCCCAAAATCCTCCGGACATGTGTTCTCTTTTCAAGGAAGCCGATACCAATATGTACCGCGAAAAATTGCTCCAAAAGCAAAGCGCTAAAAACGCCATTGTCCAGACCCTGGAGCGGGCCTTGGAAGCTAGAGACTACTTAACCGAAGGCCACGGCAAGCGCCTGCACGATTTAATGGAGCAGTTTATTGGGTATCTAGGCCTGCCTGCTTCACAGCTAGCAGACTTACGTCTTCTAGCCCATTTTCACGACATTGGCAAAGTAGGCATTCCCGATCATATTCTATTTAAGCCAGGTCCGCTCACAAAAGAAGAATGGACAGTTATGAAACAACATACGGAAATAGGCTATCGCATGGCTAAGTCCATTCCCGATTTTGAACCGATCGCCGACTGGATTATTAGCCATCATGAACGCTGGGACGGCCAAGGCTACCCGCAAGGACTGAAAAGAACAGCGATCCCGCTGCCTTGCCGTATTCTCGCCTTAGTCGACACCTACGATGCCATGACCCATGATCGTCCTTACCGCAAGGCGGCTTCCGCTAGCGAAGCCAAGGCAGAACTTTTGCGTTGCTCCGGCAGCCAATTCGACCCGGAGTTGACGGCACAATTTATCAAACTCCTTGAAAGCGATTAA
- a CDS encoding flavodoxin family protein — protein sequence MKVIGINGSPRLQGNTQLLLKTVYKELNSRGIETETISLAQHPIKGCIACRACIARQDRRCIMEDDAFNECLGKIIAADGVILASPVYSAGVTSQMKAFIDRASIVLAANRGLLRHKAGAAIVAARRGGAISAFDTLNHFLHSKEMFLVGSTYWNMGYGNAAGEVAEDQEGMANMANLGENMAWLLQKLQR from the coding sequence ATGAAGGTAATCGGCATAAACGGCAGCCCGCGGCTGCAGGGGAATACCCAGTTGCTTTTGAAGACAGTTTATAAAGAACTAAACAGCCGGGGCATTGAAACAGAAACGATTTCGCTGGCGCAGCATCCTATAAAAGGCTGTATCGCGTGCCGTGCTTGTATCGCACGGCAAGATAGACGCTGCATTATGGAGGATGACGCATTTAATGAATGCTTGGGGAAAATCATTGCGGCGGATGGTGTGATTTTAGCCTCGCCGGTCTATTCGGCGGGGGTTACTTCGCAGATGAAAGCGTTTATTGACCGCGCCAGTATCGTGCTGGCCGCCAACCGAGGACTATTGCGGCATAAGGCAGGCGCTGCCATCGTAGCGGCCCGACGCGGCGGCGCTATAAGCGCGTTTGACACCTTGAATCATTTCTTGCATAGTAAAGAAATGTTTTTGGTGGGGTCTACGTATTGGAATATGGGCTATGGAAATGCAGCCGGAGAAGTGGCGGAAGATCAAGAAGGCATGGCGAATATGGCTAATCTTGGTGAAAATATGGCGTGGCTGCTGCAAAAATTGCAAAGATAA
- a CDS encoding type II toxin-antitoxin system HicA family toxin, with amino-acid sequence MPMKIREILKLIKNDGWYEVGQAGSHRQFNHPAKPGKVTIAVHTLGDDLTPGVEKSILKQAGLLK; translated from the coding sequence ATGCCAATGAAGATACGAGAAATACTGAAACTCATAAAAAATGACGGTTGGTATGAAGTTGGGCAAGCTGGTTCACATAGACAGTTCAATCATCCCGCTAAACCAGGAAAGGTCACTATAGCCGTTCATACACTAGGTGATGATCTTACTCCTGGTGTTGAAAAATCAATCCTAAAACAAGCAGGTTTGCTGAAGTAG
- a CDS encoding NAD(P)/FAD-dependent oxidoreductase: MQALQQRPKVVVVGGGFGGLQAVRQLAEKDVDVVLIDRRHYHLFQPLLYQVATAALAPADIASSTRSLLRKQENLEFRMAEVTGVDFAQKTVQTSSGEVAYDYLILAVGGETNFFGMVDVQTHAFGLKDIDEAIAIRNHILLKFEEALQEEHVQRRKALLTFAVSGGGATGVECAGALTELIERTLLPDYPALLREEIKVVLVEAGERLLPMVPEALSEAARQALSRKGVEVRLQTAVAGYDGACLTFRDGSAMAAHTMIWASGVKASSLVEQLPVERGRQNRVLVTPTLQVPGAEVVFCIGDAAGLQQEGVLLPMVAPAAVQQASLAVENIMRLLRGEPLQTFSYQDKGAMATVGRHFAVAKIGPLQSKGFLTWVFWLLVHLLRLEGTRNRLAVFFNWGLDYWFATRLVRLIQPHAGTAVSRTAENSSAV; encoded by the coding sequence ATGCAAGCATTGCAGCAAAGACCTAAAGTTGTTGTTGTCGGAGGCGGTTTTGGGGGATTACAAGCGGTACGCCAATTGGCGGAGAAGGATGTCGACGTGGTGCTCATTGATCGGCGGCATTATCACCTGTTTCAGCCCTTACTGTACCAAGTAGCTACCGCCGCATTGGCGCCGGCTGATATTGCAAGTTCTACACGCTCGCTGTTGCGAAAACAGGAGAATTTAGAGTTTCGCATGGCGGAGGTCACCGGCGTGGATTTTGCCCAAAAGACGGTACAAACCAGTAGCGGTGAAGTCGCCTATGATTACTTGATTTTAGCGGTAGGCGGAGAAACTAATTTCTTCGGTATGGTAGATGTGCAAACGCATGCCTTTGGCTTAAAAGACATTGACGAGGCGATTGCGATTCGTAATCATATTTTGTTGAAGTTTGAAGAAGCCCTCCAAGAAGAGCATGTGCAGCGTCGTAAGGCGTTGCTGACGTTTGCCGTCAGCGGCGGCGGGGCTACCGGTGTAGAGTGCGCTGGTGCCTTGACGGAATTGATCGAACGGACGCTGTTGCCTGATTATCCGGCTTTATTGCGTGAAGAAATTAAAGTGGTCTTAGTGGAGGCGGGAGAGCGGTTGCTTCCTATGGTGCCGGAAGCTCTATCGGAAGCGGCGCGGCAAGCATTGAGCCGCAAAGGCGTAGAAGTGCGCTTGCAGACGGCTGTTGCCGGGTATGACGGCGCTTGCCTGACTTTTCGCGACGGTAGCGCTATGGCGGCGCATACCATGATTTGGGCCTCTGGAGTTAAAGCTTCTTCCTTAGTGGAACAGCTGCCGGTAGAACGAGGCCGTCAAAATAGAGTTCTGGTAACGCCGACCTTGCAGGTTCCGGGAGCGGAAGTGGTCTTTTGCATCGGCGATGCCGCCGGGCTGCAACAAGAGGGCGTTTTGCTGCCCATGGTTGCGCCGGCAGCCGTGCAACAGGCTAGCTTGGCTGTCGAGAATATTATGCGCTTGCTTCGCGGGGAACCGTTGCAGACGTTTTCGTATCAAGATAAAGGCGCTATGGCGACAGTCGGCCGCCATTTTGCCGTCGCGAAAATCGGACCGCTGCAAAGTAAAGGCTTTTTGACCTGGGTGTTTTGGCTGTTGGTTCACTTGCTGCGCCTGGAAGGAACCCGCAATCGGCTGGCGGTATTTTTCAACTGGGGCTTGGATTACTGGTTTGCAACCCGATTGGTTCGCCTGATTCAACCCCATGCTGGGACGGCGGTGAGTAGAACGGCGGAAAACAGCTCAGCAGTTTAA